One Cuculus canorus isolate bCucCan1 chromosome 1, bCucCan1.pri, whole genome shotgun sequence DNA segment encodes these proteins:
- the ARL6 gene encoding ADP-ribosylation factor-like protein 6 isoform X3, whose amino-acid sequence MGLFDKLAGWLGLKKKEVHVLCLGLDNSGKTTIINKLKPSNAQTQDIVPTIGFSIEKFKTSRYLSFTVFDMSGQGRYRNLWEHYYKEGQAIIFVIDSSDKLRMVVAKEELDTLLNHPDIKHRRLPILFFANKMDLRDAISSVKVSQLLSLENIKDKPWHICASDALKGEGLQEGVDWLQDQIQATKT is encoded by the exons ATGGGATTGTTTGACAAGCTAGCCGGATGGCTTGggctgaagaaaaaagaggttCACGTTTTGTGCCTTGGCTTGGACAATAGCGGCAAGACAACCATCATAAATAAACTTAAACCTTCAAAT gCTCAAACTCAGGACATCGTTCCAACAATAGGATTCAGTATAGAGAAATTCAAGACATCGAGGTA tttgtCTTTCACAGTCTTTGATATGTCAGGTCAAGGGAGATACAGAAACCTCTGGGAACATTACTACAA AGAAGGCCAAGCcattatttttgtcattgatAGCAGTGACAAATTAAGAATGGTTGTGGCCAAAGAAGAACTTGACACCCTTCTGAATCATCCAG ATATTAAGCACCGTCGACTGCCTATTCTCTTCTTTGCTAACAAGATGGACCTCAGGGATGCAATATCATCTGTGAAAGTATCTCAGTTACTATCATTAGAAAATATCAAAGACAAGCCCTGGCACATCTG tgcCAGTGATGCTCTTAAAGGAGAAGGATTACAAGAAGGTGTGGATTGGCTCCAAG atCAGATCCAAGCAACGAAGACATGA
- the ARL6 gene encoding ADP-ribosylation factor-like protein 6 isoform X1 — translation MGLFDKLAGWLGLKKKEVHVLCLGLDNSGKTTIINKLKPSNAQTQDIVPTIGFSIEKFKTSRYLSFTVFDMSGQGRYRNLWEHYYKEGQAIIFVIDSSDKLRMVVAKEELDTLLNHPGCSLRRTAVTDIKHRRLPILFFANKMDLRDAISSVKVSQLLSLENIKDKPWHICASDALKGEGLQEGVDWLQDQIQATKT, via the exons ATGGGATTGTTTGACAAGCTAGCCGGATGGCTTGggctgaagaaaaaagaggttCACGTTTTGTGCCTTGGCTTGGACAATAGCGGCAAGACAACCATCATAAATAAACTTAAACCTTCAAAT gCTCAAACTCAGGACATCGTTCCAACAATAGGATTCAGTATAGAGAAATTCAAGACATCGAGGTA tttgtCTTTCACAGTCTTTGATATGTCAGGTCAAGGGAGATACAGAAACCTCTGGGAACATTACTACAA AGAAGGCCAAGCcattatttttgtcattgatAGCAGTGACAAATTAAGAATGGTTGTGGCCAAAGAAGAACTTGACACCCTTCTGAATCATCCAG GATGCAGCCTTCGGAGGACTGCAGTTACAG ATATTAAGCACCGTCGACTGCCTATTCTCTTCTTTGCTAACAAGATGGACCTCAGGGATGCAATATCATCTGTGAAAGTATCTCAGTTACTATCATTAGAAAATATCAAAGACAAGCCCTGGCACATCTG tgcCAGTGATGCTCTTAAAGGAGAAGGATTACAAGAAGGTGTGGATTGGCTCCAAG atCAGATCCAAGCAACGAAGACATGA
- the ARL6 gene encoding ADP-ribosylation factor-like protein 6 isoform X4, whose protein sequence is MGLFDKLAGWLGLKKKEVHVLCLGLDNSGKTTIINKLKPSNAQTQDIVPTIGFSIEKFKTSSLSFTVFDMSGQGRYRNLWEHYYKEGQAIIFVIDSSDKLRMVVAKEELDTLLNHPDIKHRRLPILFFANKMDLRDAISSVKVSQLLSLENIKDKPWHICASDALKGEGLQEGVDWLQDQIQATKT, encoded by the exons ATGGGATTGTTTGACAAGCTAGCCGGATGGCTTGggctgaagaaaaaagaggttCACGTTTTGTGCCTTGGCTTGGACAATAGCGGCAAGACAACCATCATAAATAAACTTAAACCTTCAAAT gCTCAAACTCAGGACATCGTTCCAACAATAGGATTCAGTATAGAGAAATTCAAGACATCGAG tttgtCTTTCACAGTCTTTGATATGTCAGGTCAAGGGAGATACAGAAACCTCTGGGAACATTACTACAA AGAAGGCCAAGCcattatttttgtcattgatAGCAGTGACAAATTAAGAATGGTTGTGGCCAAAGAAGAACTTGACACCCTTCTGAATCATCCAG ATATTAAGCACCGTCGACTGCCTATTCTCTTCTTTGCTAACAAGATGGACCTCAGGGATGCAATATCATCTGTGAAAGTATCTCAGTTACTATCATTAGAAAATATCAAAGACAAGCCCTGGCACATCTG tgcCAGTGATGCTCTTAAAGGAGAAGGATTACAAGAAGGTGTGGATTGGCTCCAAG atCAGATCCAAGCAACGAAGACATGA
- the ARL6 gene encoding ADP-ribosylation factor-like protein 6 isoform X2, which produces MGLFDKLAGWLGLKKKEVHVLCLGLDNSGKTTIINKLKPSNAQTQDIVPTIGFSIEKFKTSSLSFTVFDMSGQGRYRNLWEHYYKEGQAIIFVIDSSDKLRMVVAKEELDTLLNHPGCSLRRTAVTDIKHRRLPILFFANKMDLRDAISSVKVSQLLSLENIKDKPWHICASDALKGEGLQEGVDWLQDQIQATKT; this is translated from the exons ATGGGATTGTTTGACAAGCTAGCCGGATGGCTTGggctgaagaaaaaagaggttCACGTTTTGTGCCTTGGCTTGGACAATAGCGGCAAGACAACCATCATAAATAAACTTAAACCTTCAAAT gCTCAAACTCAGGACATCGTTCCAACAATAGGATTCAGTATAGAGAAATTCAAGACATCGAG tttgtCTTTCACAGTCTTTGATATGTCAGGTCAAGGGAGATACAGAAACCTCTGGGAACATTACTACAA AGAAGGCCAAGCcattatttttgtcattgatAGCAGTGACAAATTAAGAATGGTTGTGGCCAAAGAAGAACTTGACACCCTTCTGAATCATCCAG GATGCAGCCTTCGGAGGACTGCAGTTACAG ATATTAAGCACCGTCGACTGCCTATTCTCTTCTTTGCTAACAAGATGGACCTCAGGGATGCAATATCATCTGTGAAAGTATCTCAGTTACTATCATTAGAAAATATCAAAGACAAGCCCTGGCACATCTG tgcCAGTGATGCTCTTAAAGGAGAAGGATTACAAGAAGGTGTGGATTGGCTCCAAG atCAGATCCAAGCAACGAAGACATGA